The following are from one region of the Bacillus sp. (in: firmicutes) genome:
- a CDS encoding DUF1385 domain-containing protein, whose amino-acid sequence MSNRKQIYGGQAVIEGVMFGGKHSSVTAIRRKDQSIEYFHVEKEGRPVLAKLKKIPFVRGIVAIIEASANGSKHLNFSSERYDVSPEDDEKVQTEKKESKLTMLFGVAVVGVISFLFGKFIFTLTPAFLAELLRPIFPGHIMQNLIEGFIKFLLLISYIYFVSLTPLIKRVFQYHGAEHKVINAYENGKALTVDNVQAASRLHYRCGSSFMLFTVIVGVFVYMLVPTEPLWVRVVNRLALLPIVLGLSFEVLQFTNKLREVPVLKVFGYPGLWLQLLTTKEPTKDQIEVSIASFKRMLEYDKEIADSKVTQNIV is encoded by the coding sequence ATGTCAAACAGAAAGCAAATTTACGGTGGGCAAGCTGTTATTGAAGGTGTCATGTTTGGTGGAAAACACTCATCTGTTACAGCCATTCGCAGGAAGGATCAATCCATTGAATATTTCCATGTTGAAAAAGAAGGCAGACCAGTCCTTGCCAAGTTGAAAAAAATACCTTTTGTACGCGGTATTGTTGCGATTATTGAAGCAAGTGCAAATGGCTCCAAGCATTTAAACTTCTCCAGTGAACGCTATGATGTTAGTCCAGAAGATGATGAAAAGGTACAAACTGAAAAGAAGGAATCCAAGCTAACAATGTTATTTGGAGTAGCTGTCGTCGGTGTTATTTCATTTTTATTCGGAAAATTTATATTTACGCTAACACCAGCCTTCCTTGCCGAATTATTAAGGCCAATCTTTCCAGGCCACATTATGCAAAATTTAATCGAAGGATTTATTAAATTTCTGTTGCTTATCTCATATATATATTTTGTTTCTTTAACGCCATTAATAAAGCGTGTTTTTCAATACCATGGTGCAGAGCATAAAGTGATTAATGCTTATGAAAATGGGAAAGCACTAACAGTAGACAATGTGCAGGCTGCCTCAAGGCTTCATTACCGTTGTGGCTCAAGCTTCATGTTATTTACAGTCATTGTTGGCGTATTCGTCTATATGCTTGTTCCTACAGAACCTTTGTGGGTGAGAGTCGTGAATAGATTAGCACTTCTCCCAATTGTCTTAGGTTTATCATTTGAGGTTTTGCAGTTTACTAATAAACTACGGGAGGTTCCAGTGCTCAAGGTTTTCGGTTATCCCGGCCTGTGGCTTCAATTACTGACGACAAAAGAACCTACAAAGGACCAAATTGAGGTTTCAATAGCTTCTTTTAAAAGAATGCTTGAATATGATAAAGAAATAGCAGATTCCAAAGTAACTCAAAATATCGTTTGA
- the aroQ gene encoding type II 3-dehydroquinate dehydratase, with protein MSKLLLINGPNLNLLGLREPEIYGRTTLKDIEEQISQFASRHGFEMSCFQSNHEGCIIDAIHDARNKFAGIVFNPGAFTHYSYAIRDAIASIDVPVIEVHISNVHKREEFRHTSVIAPVCEGQIVGLGITGYKLAVIAFKEKLHSRKD; from the coding sequence ATGTCTAAGTTACTCCTCATCAATGGCCCTAACCTTAATCTTCTTGGGTTGCGGGAGCCAGAAATATATGGGCGAACAACTTTAAAAGATATTGAGGAACAGATTAGCCAGTTTGCTTCTCGGCATGGCTTTGAAATGTCTTGCTTTCAATCTAATCATGAAGGCTGCATCATTGATGCCATTCATGATGCAAGAAATAAATTTGCAGGCATTGTTTTTAATCCAGGTGCATTTACGCATTATAGCTATGCTATTCGTGATGCGATTGCCAGCATCGATGTTCCAGTCATTGAAGTTCATATTTCAAATGTACATAAGCGTGAAGAGTTTAGACATACTTCTGTCATTGCACCTGTTTGTGAAGGACAGATTGTTGGTTTAGGTATAACAGGCTATAAGTTAGCTGTGATTGCTTTTAAGGAAAAGCTACATAGTAGAAAAGATTGA
- a CDS encoding aminopeptidase P family protein, whose protein sequence is MDRLTQVREKFNEASIDGLLITNSKNRTYMTGFTGTSGVALITLTKAVFITDFRYVEQAKKQVIGFEIVQHKDPIHEEVARLVKELGIQKLGFEQDEMTYGTYKLYEKAVSAEMVPTSGMVEKLRLIKSNEELQTLKEAAAIADQAFEHILNFIKPGVTELSISNELEFFMRKQGAASSSFDIIVASGYRSALPHGVASDKVIQTGELVTLDFGAYYKGYCSDITRTVAVGEISEELKNIYEIVLEAQRRGMNGIKAGMTGKQADALTRDYITEKGFGDYFGHSTGHGIGLDIHEGPALSVKSNTILEAGMVVTVEPGIYLQGIGGVRIEDDIVIMKAGNVALTHSPKELLQL, encoded by the coding sequence ATGGATCGTCTTACGCAGGTTCGCGAAAAATTTAATGAAGCTAGTATTGATGGGCTTTTAATAACGAATAGTAAAAACCGCACATATATGACGGGCTTTACCGGCACTTCAGGTGTTGCTTTAATTACGTTAACAAAAGCCGTGTTCATTACTGATTTTCGCTATGTTGAACAAGCAAAAAAACAAGTAATTGGCTTTGAGATTGTTCAGCATAAAGATCCAATTCATGAAGAGGTGGCTCGCCTTGTTAAGGAACTAGGTATTCAAAAGCTTGGTTTTGAGCAAGATGAAATGACGTATGGTACATATAAACTTTATGAAAAAGCCGTATCAGCCGAAATGGTCCCCACTTCTGGGATGGTTGAAAAGCTACGCTTAATAAAGTCTAATGAAGAACTGCAAACCTTAAAAGAAGCAGCGGCGATTGCTGATCAAGCATTTGAACATATTCTTAACTTTATTAAACCTGGTGTAACAGAGCTTAGTATCTCAAATGAACTTGAATTTTTTATGAGAAAACAAGGTGCCGCGTCTTCGTCATTTGATATTATTGTCGCATCTGGTTATCGCTCTGCCTTGCCTCATGGTGTTGCTTCCGATAAAGTGATTCAGACTGGTGAGCTTGTAACGCTTGATTTTGGTGCCTATTATAAAGGATATTGTTCTGATATTACAAGAACTGTCGCTGTTGGAGAAATAAGCGAAGAATTAAAAAATATTTATGAAATTGTCTTGGAAGCTCAGCGCCGCGGAATGAATGGAATCAAGGCTGGCATGACGGGAAAACAAGCAGATGCTTTAACAAGAGATTATATTACCGAAAAGGGTTTTGGGGATTATTTTGGCCATTCAACTGGTCATGGCATCGGGTTAGATATCCATGAAGGACCGGCTCTTTCAGTGAAGTCTAACACAATACTTGAAGCAGGGATGGTTGTCACAGTTGAGCCGGGGATTTATCTTCAAGGTATTGGCGGTGTCCGCATCGAAGATGATATCGTCATTATGAAAGCTGGGAATGTAGCTTTAACACATTCTCCAAAGGAACTATTACAATTATAA
- the efp gene encoding elongation factor P — protein sequence MVSVNDFRTGLTIEVDGGIWQVMEFQHVKPGKGAAFVRSKLRNLRTGAVQEKTFRAGEKVAKARIENRRMQYLYASGDVHTFMDNESYEQIELNSAQIEHELKFLKENMEVHIMSFQGETLGVELPNTVELKVVETEPGIKGDTASNVTKSATLETGLVTQVPLFVNEGDMLIINTEDGKYVSRA from the coding sequence ATGGTATCTGTAAACGATTTTAGAACTGGTTTAACAATTGAAGTGGACGGGGGCATTTGGCAAGTGATGGAATTCCAACATGTCAAGCCTGGAAAAGGAGCAGCTTTTGTTCGTTCCAAATTAAGGAATCTTCGTACAGGTGCGGTTCAAGAAAAAACTTTCCGTGCTGGTGAAAAAGTAGCAAAGGCTCGCATTGAAAACCGTAGAATGCAGTACTTATATGCGAGCGGTGATGTTCACACGTTCATGGATAATGAATCATATGAACAAATCGAGTTAAACTCTGCGCAAATCGAGCATGAGCTTAAATTTTTAAAAGAGAACATGGAAGTTCATATTATGTCATTCCAAGGTGAAACACTTGGTGTAGAGCTTCCAAATACGGTTGAATTAAAGGTAGTCGAAACTGAACCAGGCATTAAAGGTGATACGGCTTCTAACGTAACGAAGTCAGCAACATTAGAAACAGGCTTAGTAACTCAAGTTCCGCTATTCGTGAACGAAGGTGACATGTTAATCATTAATACAGAAGATGGAAAATATGTATCAAGAGCATAA
- a CDS encoding YqhV family protein: MRRWLLLIDSTVMSMAGLRILSALIELSAAITMLFLNDVRKALAVNAFLAIVGPTVLITTMSIGLIHLADELSLSKLLFIGLGVAFILYGIYK; this comes from the coding sequence TTGAGACGTTGGCTACTACTCATTGACTCCACTGTCATGTCAATGGCTGGGTTACGAATTTTATCAGCGTTAATAGAATTATCGGCAGCGATTACGATGCTGTTTTTAAATGATGTTCGAAAGGCTTTAGCGGTTAATGCTTTTTTAGCCATTGTTGGACCGACTGTATTAATTACGACGATGAGCATCGGGCTCATACATTTAGCTGATGAATTATCATTATCGAAGCTCTTGTTTATTGGCTTAGGCGTCGCCTTCATCTTATATGGAATATACAAATAG
- the spoIIIAA gene encoding stage III sporulation protein AA translates to MYKEIFDVLPKTIVERICQYSQSVQEKIEEIRIRIDRPLELVIDGEPFYPNGYIVTKHDGLNLLNKLSDYSIYTLEEELKRGFITIRGGHRVGLAGKVITEKGQVKAIKEVTSFNIRVAKEKIGICNYFIPYLYNDRWLNTIIFGSPQTGKTTLLRDIARAISSGNYERNIPSFKVGIVDERSEIAGCVKGVPQHHFGPRLDVLDACPKAEGMMMLIRSMSPDVLVVDEIGREEDTEAILEAVNAGVRLIVTVHGFDIEDLYRRPSLKSLMELQVFERFVGLTRAFGPGTVTSILDKNGEVIFTKEASVRHR, encoded by the coding sequence GTGTATAAAGAAATATTTGATGTACTGCCAAAAACAATTGTAGAAAGAATTTGCCAGTATTCCCAATCTGTTCAAGAGAAAATTGAGGAAATTCGTATTAGGATTGACCGTCCGCTTGAGCTCGTTATTGATGGCGAGCCATTTTATCCAAATGGCTACATTGTTACAAAACATGATGGCTTAAACCTATTAAATAAACTTAGTGATTATTCAATTTACACGTTAGAAGAAGAACTAAAAAGAGGCTTTATTACGATTCGAGGTGGGCACCGCGTTGGCTTAGCAGGAAAAGTCATCACCGAAAAGGGGCAAGTAAAGGCAATCAAGGAGGTTACATCCTTTAATATTCGAGTGGCTAAAGAAAAAATTGGTATATGCAACTACTTTATTCCTTACTTATACAATGACAGATGGCTGAATACGATTATTTTTGGTTCCCCGCAAACAGGGAAGACGACATTATTAAGAGATATTGCTAGAGCGATAAGTTCTGGAAATTACGAGCGCAATATCCCTTCGTTCAAAGTAGGGATTGTTGATGAACGTTCTGAAATTGCTGGCTGTGTGAAGGGAGTTCCCCAGCATCATTTTGGACCGCGTCTTGATGTTTTAGATGCCTGTCCAAAGGCAGAAGGAATGATGATGTTAATTCGCTCGATGAGCCCAGATGTTCTTGTTGTTGATGAAATCGGTAGAGAGGAAGATACAGAGGCGATTTTAGAAGCAGTTAATGCAGGTGTGAGGCTTATTGTGACAGTACATGGATTTGATATAGAGGATCTTTATCGAAGACCATCGCTTAAGTCTCTTATGGAACTACAAGTGTTTGAACGATTTGTCGGTCTAACAAGAGCTTTTGGGCCTGGCACGGTTACCTCAATTCTTGATAAAAATGGGGAGGTTATTTTTACGAAAGAAGCGAGCGTGAGGCATAGGTGA
- a CDS encoding stage III sporulation protein SpoAB: MKLIGAFIIIVATTWFGFEAAKKLRERPRQLRQLKVAMQSLEAEIMYGHTSLSEACFHLAKQFEKPLARFFESFAMRLSKGETVVSEAWKESLDGIWKQTAFGQGEYEVLRQFGETLGQHDREHQQKHIRLALAHLEREENDACEKQGRYEKMVKNLGFLTGLLIVILLL; encoded by the coding sequence GTGAAGCTAATTGGTGCTTTTATCATTATTGTTGCTACAACATGGTTTGGATTTGAAGCAGCCAAAAAACTAAGGGAACGACCAAGGCAATTAAGACAGTTGAAGGTTGCTATGCAGTCGCTTGAAGCAGAGATTATGTATGGCCATACATCATTAAGTGAAGCTTGCTTCCATTTGGCAAAACAGTTTGAAAAGCCGTTAGCCCGATTTTTTGAAAGCTTTGCAATGCGCCTTTCGAAAGGGGAGACGGTTGTTAGTGAAGCTTGGAAAGAAAGTCTAGATGGCATCTGGAAGCAGACTGCTTTTGGACAAGGTGAGTATGAAGTATTACGGCAATTCGGTGAAACATTGGGCCAGCATGACCGTGAGCATCAGCAAAAGCATATTCGCTTAGCGCTTGCACACCTAGAACGTGAAGAAAATGATGCGTGCGAGAAACAAGGACGATACGAAAAAATGGTGAAAAACCTTGGGTTTTTAACAGGATTATTAATTGTCATTTTATTGCTGTAG
- the spoIIIAC gene encoding stage III sporulation protein AC codes for MEFNPSIIFHVAGIGIITAFLHTIFKQMGKEDFAHWVTLIAFIYILFLVITKLQDLFTKIKGVFLFQ; via the coding sequence ATGGAGTTTAATCCAAGTATCATTTTTCATGTAGCAGGAATAGGAATCATCACGGCCTTTTTACATACTATTTTTAAACAAATGGGGAAAGAAGATTTTGCCCATTGGGTTACATTAATTGCTTTTATTTATATTTTATTTTTAGTCATCACGAAGCTCCAAGATTTGTTTACAAAGATTAAAGGTGTCTTTCTTTTTCAATAG
- the spoIIIAD gene encoding stage III sporulation protein AD has translation MIEILQIVGVALIATFLALIIKEQKPAFASMLVIFVSIIIFLFLVDQIYEIIRMLERIAVTTNVNMMYVETILKIIGIAYIAEFGSQITKDAGQGALASKIEMAGKILILIMAIPILTVLIETIISLIPS, from the coding sequence ATCATTGAAATATTACAAATTGTTGGCGTCGCACTAATTGCCACATTTTTGGCATTAATTATTAAAGAACAAAAACCGGCCTTTGCTTCTATGTTAGTCATCTTTGTAAGCATTATTATTTTTCTTTTTTTAGTTGATCAAATTTATGAAATTATTCGGATGCTTGAAAGAATCGCCGTTACAACGAATGTCAATATGATGTATGTAGAAACGATTTTAAAAATCATTGGCATTGCCTATATCGCCGAATTCGGCTCACAAATTACAAAAGATGCTGGACAAGGTGCGCTTGCCTCGAAAATTGAAATGGCTGGAAAAATTTTAATCCTTATTATGGCAATCCCGATTTTAACCGTACTGATTGAAACGATTATTTCATTAATTCCTTCTTGA
- the spoIIIAE gene encoding stage III sporulation protein AE has protein sequence MNGYRTKNRAALFAVVGAICLFFLFSPFMVAEAAPTETEQSFIDRELDKLGVDEVKRFWDGIVHEYGGFLPESQKGTFIDFVKGDKQFSAQEWLNGLVKFILYELLANGKLLGTLIMLTIFSLILQSVQNAFEHNAVSKTANAIVFMVLIILALNSFHVAVTYADGAIQNMMGFMIALIPLLLGLIASIGSLASVAFFHPIIIFLVHTSGLIIKNITLPLLFLSTVLSIVSTLTDHYKVTQLAGLMRNIAIWLLGTFLTIFLGVISVQGAATSVSDGLTIRTAKFVTNNVVPVFGRTLTDAADTVLGASVLLKNTIGLVGVAIILILAVFPAIKVLILAFIYKAAAALLQPLGGGAIIQCLDVISKSVIYVFAALAIVSIMFFLAITIIVSAGNISMMMR, from the coding sequence ATAAATGGTTATAGAACTAAAAATCGAGCAGCATTATTTGCGGTTGTGGGGGCAATATGTTTATTTTTTCTATTTTCACCTTTTATGGTTGCTGAAGCGGCTCCAACAGAAACAGAGCAAAGCTTTATTGATCGTGAGCTTGATAAGCTTGGTGTCGATGAAGTAAAACGATTTTGGGACGGCATCGTCCATGAATATGGCGGATTTTTACCTGAAAGCCAAAAAGGAACTTTTATTGATTTTGTAAAAGGGGACAAGCAGTTTTCAGCGCAGGAATGGCTTAATGGTTTAGTAAAATTTATTCTTTATGAATTGCTTGCTAATGGAAAGCTTCTTGGCACGCTTATTATGCTGACGATTTTTAGCCTCATCCTGCAATCGGTTCAAAATGCTTTTGAGCACAATGCAGTCAGTAAAACCGCGAATGCGATTGTGTTTATGGTGTTAATTATTTTAGCCCTCAATAGTTTTCATGTTGCTGTTACATACGCAGATGGTGCAATTCAAAATATGATGGGCTTTATGATCGCTTTAATTCCGCTGCTTTTAGGGTTAATTGCTTCAATTGGAAGCCTAGCTTCTGTTGCATTTTTTCATCCGATCATTATTTTCCTTGTCCATACGAGTGGACTCATTATAAAAAATATTACGCTGCCACTATTATTTTTATCGACAGTTCTGAGCATCGTTAGTACCTTAACTGACCATTATAAAGTAACGCAGTTAGCTGGATTGATGAGAAATATCGCCATTTGGTTATTGGGGACGTTTTTAACGATTTTTTTAGGAGTTATTTCTGTACAAGGGGCAGCTACTTCTGTTTCCGATGGGTTAACAATCCGTACTGCAAAATTTGTGACAAACAATGTCGTTCCCGTATTTGGGAGGACGCTTACCGATGCAGCCGACACGGTTTTAGGCGCTTCTGTGTTACTCAAAAACACAATTGGCCTTGTTGGTGTAGCAATCATTCTAATCCTAGCTGTGTTTCCAGCTATTAAGGTACTAATCCTTGCATTTATATATAAGGCGGCTGCAGCACTTCTACAGCCACTTGGCGGCGGGGCTATTATTCAATGTTTAGATGTTATTAGCAAAAGCGTCATCTACGTTTTTGCAGCTTTGGCGATTGTCTCGATTATGTTCTTTTTAGCAATCACCATTATCGTTTCTGCAGGCAATATTTCGATGATGATGAGGTGA
- the spoIIIAF gene encoding stage III sporulation protein AF produces MEYLTTWVTNIILFVLFAVIIDLLLPNSNLQRYTKMVIGLLLIVIILNPVFKIFNANMEDILANFKLPTIEEKKEVENLIENKKKEIQASQRAYILEEMAVQMKSMVEVEVMREYGLQVKAVHLQFLENDRHLSEENLQVVDVIVTHENSDGHLESIPVVHDIKIDTTKPIVNRKKNDLTAVEAYLAANWQLDEEKVHVVMEGGEM; encoded by the coding sequence ATGGAGTATTTAACAACATGGGTCACGAATATTATTTTATTTGTTCTATTTGCGGTCATTATTGATTTATTATTGCCAAATTCTAATTTGCAGCGCTATACGAAGATGGTGATAGGGCTTTTATTAATCGTCATTATTTTAAATCCAGTTTTTAAAATTTTTAACGCAAATATGGAGGACATCTTAGCAAACTTCAAATTGCCAACGATTGAAGAAAAAAAAGAAGTGGAAAATTTAATAGAAAATAAGAAAAAAGAAATACAAGCCTCACAACGTGCATATATTTTAGAAGAAATGGCTGTCCAGATGAAATCAATGGTGGAGGTGGAGGTAATGCGAGAGTACGGATTGCAAGTAAAGGCTGTTCATCTTCAATTTTTAGAAAATGATCGTCACTTATCCGAAGAAAATCTTCAAGTAGTCGATGTAATTGTTACTCATGAAAATTCTGATGGCCATCTGGAGAGCATCCCAGTTGTTCATGATATAAAAATAGATACAACCAAACCGATTGTGAATCGGAAAAAGAATGATTTAACTGCTGTCGAAGCTTATTTAGCAGCAAATTGGCAACTTGATGAGGAAAAAGTACATGTAGTAATGGAGGGAGGGGAGATGTAG
- the spoIIIAG gene encoding stage III sporulation protein AG, whose product MDKKNNNFGSWLKGLFNHSNDHNPKDKNYQKYLLVLLAIGILFMLLSNLLQSQPSSETAVPVLGSTNSTEKDAAVFGQKKSEGSSEIADYEATYENQLKEALEQIVGIEDVTVMINLDATETKVLEKNTVVQSQETDEVDREGGKRQVEDLSRDEQVVIVRAGEQEGPIILKTKKPEIRGVLVVAKGADNLKVKQMVIEAVTRVLDVPSHRVSVLPKKTKGDS is encoded by the coding sequence ATGGATAAAAAAAATAATAACTTTGGCAGTTGGTTAAAAGGCTTGTTTAACCATTCAAATGACCATAATCCGAAAGATAAAAATTATCAGAAATATTTATTAGTCCTTTTAGCTATTGGGATTCTCTTTATGCTTCTTAGCAATCTATTACAATCCCAACCCTCAAGTGAAACGGCAGTACCTGTTTTAGGGTCGACAAATTCAACTGAGAAAGATGCGGCTGTTTTTGGACAAAAAAAATCGGAAGGTTCAAGTGAAATCGCGGACTACGAAGCTACATATGAAAATCAACTGAAAGAAGCGCTTGAACAAATTGTTGGGATTGAAGATGTAACAGTCATGATTAATCTCGATGCAACGGAAACAAAAGTCCTTGAAAAAAATACAGTTGTTCAAAGTCAAGAAACAGATGAAGTCGACCGTGAAGGGGGGAAACGCCAAGTAGAGGATCTTTCCCGTGATGAACAAGTCGTCATTGTTAGGGCTGGGGAACAAGAAGGGCCGATTATTCTTAAAACGAAAAAACCAGAAATTAGAGGTGTCCTTGTAGTTGCAAAAGGTGCTGATAATTTAAAAGTTAAACAAATGGTTATTGAGGCGGTTACAAGGGTTTTAGATGTACCAAGCCATCGCGTCTCTGTGTTACCGAAAAAAACTAAGGGGGATTCATAA
- a CDS encoding SpoIIIAH-like family protein codes for MLLKKQTVWLLTMVSLVVVLSVFYITTPLKPANQHATMTSEEEKANDEKTSTEGTEVSIEEMTDGKVASGISSDEWFTALRMEIDDQRAKAKEELQAIVASSSVTAEKRSAALDKMEDLQTFAAKEAILETMILANENYADALVKAEENQVRVIVKAKELSSTSANEIMRLVHDELGQIKVAVEFQPIK; via the coding sequence ATGTTATTGAAAAAGCAAACAGTATGGTTATTAACTATGGTTAGTTTAGTAGTAGTTTTATCAGTATTTTATATTACGACACCGCTGAAGCCAGCAAATCAACATGCCACCATGACGTCTGAGGAAGAGAAGGCTAATGATGAGAAGACATCAACAGAAGGAACTGAAGTTTCGATTGAAGAAATGACAGATGGAAAGGTAGCTTCAGGAATTTCTTCAGATGAATGGTTTACAGCTTTACGAATGGAAATAGACGATCAACGTGCAAAAGCAAAAGAAGAGCTACAAGCAATCGTGGCTTCTAGTAGTGTAACAGCTGAAAAAAGAAGCGCAGCTTTAGATAAGATGGAAGACCTACAAACCTTTGCGGCGAAGGAAGCTATTTTGGAAACGATGATTCTTGCTAATGAAAATTATGCGGATGCCCTTGTAAAAGCTGAGGAAAACCAGGTGCGCGTAATTGTTAAGGCAAAAGAGCTATCTTCAACATCTGCCAATGAAATTATGCGGTTAGTTCATGATGAACTAGGACAAATTAAAGTAGCAGTGGAATTCCAACCAATTAAATAA
- the accB gene encoding acetyl-CoA carboxylase biotin carboxyl carrier protein, with amino-acid sequence MLKIQEIRELIKLIDGSSIGELTYEEKDCKIKLRKNSGVTYAVAPEVVQAPQVQVAPPAPAAPAAQKAEAPKAVESQASANIDDENLHKIVSPMVGTFYAAPSPDSPAYVKVGDKVNPETIVCIVEAMKLFNEIEAEVKGEIVEVLVNNGQLVEYGQPLFLVKAE; translated from the coding sequence ATGTTAAAAATCCAAGAAATTAGAGAACTTATTAAATTGATTGATGGCTCATCAATCGGCGAGTTAACTTACGAGGAAAAAGATTGCAAAATTAAACTAAGAAAAAATAGTGGTGTAACTTATGCGGTAGCGCCAGAAGTTGTCCAAGCACCACAGGTCCAAGTGGCACCACCTGCGCCAGCAGCACCAGCAGCACAAAAAGCTGAAGCGCCAAAAGCTGTTGAAAGCCAAGCTAGTGCAAATATTGACGATGAAAATTTACATAAAATCGTTTCGCCAATGGTAGGAACATTTTATGCTGCTCCATCACCAGATTCACCAGCATATGTTAAAGTTGGCGATAAAGTAAATCCTGAAACAATCGTTTGTATTGTTGAGGCAATGAAATTATTCAATGAGATTGAAGCAGAGGTTAAAGGAGAAATCGTTGAAGTATTGGTTAACAACGGCCAGCTTGTTGAATATGGTCAACCATTATTTCTTGTTAAAGCAGAATAG